The following proteins are co-located in the Castor canadensis chromosome 5, mCasCan1.hap1v2, whole genome shotgun sequence genome:
- the Pltp gene encoding phospholipid transfer protein: MALFGALFLALLAGAHAELPGCKIRVTAKALELVKQEGLRFLEQELETITIPDLRGKEGHFYYNISDVKVTKLQLTTSELHFQPEQELMLQISNASLGLRFRRQLLYWFLYDGGYINASAEGVSIHTGLQLSQDPTGRMKVSNVSCQASVSRMHMAFGGTFKKVYDFLSTFITSGMRFLLNQQICPVLYHSGMVLLNSLLDTVPVRSPVDELVGIDYSLLKDPVASASNLDMEFRGAFFPLAEGNWSLFNRAVEPQLQEEERMVYVAFSEFFFDSAMESYFQAGALQLTLVGDKVPHDLDMLLRATYFGSIILLSPAVIDSPLKLELRAMAPPRCTIKPLGTTISVTASVTISLVPPNLPEVHLSTMIMEARLSAKMALRGKALRTRLDLRRFQIYSNQSALESLALIPLQTPLKTLLQIGVMPMLNERTWHGVQIPLPEGIDFVREVVTNHAGFLTIGADLHFAKGLREVIDKNRPANARPLEPSSAPLPSTAAV; this comes from the exons ATGGCCCTCTTCGGGGCCCTTTTCCTAGCGCTGCTGGCAGGTGCCCACGCGGAGCTCCCGGGCTGCAAGATCCGCGTCACTGCCAAGGCGTTGGAGCTGG TGAAGCAGGAAGGGCTGCGCTTTCTGGAGCAAGAGCTGGAGACTATCACTATCCCAGACCTACGGGGCAAAGAGGGCCACTTCTACTATAATATCTCTGA TGTGAAGGTTACAAAGCTGCAGCTGACAACCTCAGAGCTCCACTTCCAGCCTGAGCAAGAGCTGATGCTGCAAATCTCCAATGCCTCCTTGGGGCTGCGCTTCCGGAGACAACTTCTCTACTGGTTCTT ATATGATGGGGGCTACATCAACGCTTCGGCCGAGGGTGTGTCCATCCACACAGGTCTGCAGCTCTCCCAGGATCCCACTGGCCGGATGAAAGTATCCAATGTCTCCTGCCAGGCCTCTGTCTCCAGAATGCACATGGCCTTCGGGGGAACCTTCAA GAAGGTGTATGACTTTCTCTCCACATTCATCACTTCTGGGATGCGCTTCCTCCTCAACCAGCAG ATCTGccctgtgctctaccactcagggatGGTTCTGCTCAATTCCCTCTTGGACACTGTGCCTG TGCGCAGTCCCGTGGATGAGCTCGTTGGCATTGACTACTCCCTCCTGAAGGATCCTGTGGCTTCTGCCAGCAACCTAGACATGGAATTCCGG GGGGCATTCTTCCCCCTGGCCGAGGGGAACTGGAGCCTCTTTAACCGGGCAGTGGAGCCCCAGCTGCAGGAGGAGGAGCGGATGGTGTATGTAGCCTTCTCTGAGTTCTTCTTCGACTCTGCCATGGAGAGTTACTTCCAGGCGGGAGCCCTGCAGCTCACGCTGGTGGGGGACAAG GTGCCGCATGATCTGGACATGCTGCTGAGGGCCACCTACTTTGGGAGTATCATCCTCCTG AGCCCAGCAGTGATCGACTCCCCATTAAAACTGGAGCTGCGGGCCATGGCTCCTCCacgctgcaccatcaagcccttGGGCACTACCATCTCTGTCACTGCCAGCGTCACCATTTCCTTGGTCCCACCGAACCTACCTGAGGTCCATCTGTCCACCATGATCATG GAAGCCCGTCTCAGCGCCAAGATGGCACTTCGAGGCAAGGCGCTGCGCACGAGGTTGGACCTGCGCAG GTTCCAAATCTACTCGAACCAGTCTGCGCTGGAGTCACTGGCA CTCATCCCACTCCAGACCCCTCTGAAGACGCTGTTACAGATCGGGGTGATGCCTATGCTCAATG AGCGGACCTGGCATGGGGTGCAGATCCCCCTACCTGAGGGAATTGACTTCGTGCGGGAGGTGGTAACAAATCACGCG GGCTTCCTCACCATCGGGGCTGACCTCCACTTCGCCAAAGGGCTTCGAGAAGTGATCGACAAGAACAGGCCTGCCAATGCCAGGCCCCTGGAGCCCTCCAGTGCCCCTCTGCCTTCCACAGCAGCAGTCTAA